The Populus trichocarpa isolate Nisqually-1 chromosome 18, P.trichocarpa_v4.1, whole genome shotgun sequence genomic interval CACCATCTCTATAATTGTGAAATGGAAAATTTCATTGAATTGATGATTGTTTTTAACTACCTTTGGCAATCAAAGGAAACATAATATAtcccttattttctctcttttattttggaaCTCCGATAGCCACTTGGCATTGTTTTACCATCAAATATTTCTTCTCCCATCCCTTTTCTTCCCACCACtggtttttttctcattttttcttgtCGGTGTTTCATAAAtggtgattgaaaaaaaaaaaataaaaaacttgcaagGACATAGATTGAGATCCCACATGAAATGGACCTCCACTGTATTTCAGATTTATTAGCACGATGAAGATAGTCCTACTTTCAATGATTTAAGATAACATTCTACCAACTGACAAACGTAGTTCCAAATTTAAAGCTCCAATCTCCTTTGATTTTTGCGATCTATCTTCAGTTTAAACATTTAGATTCTTCCTTATCCTGAAATGGTGACCTTCTTAGGCCTACAATTTTTATCTACATGAAAAAAAGTGATTACTTTCACTTATAATGATCTTTTTTGAGGAGCTTCCTCTTCATGTTATAACTAGTGAGTAGCGACACATACATGTTCTGCTCGACAGTATAGTGTTACCAGATAATCTATGAGAGGTCAAGAGACAAGAAGGAAGGTGGTATTTTATTGCAAGACCAGCCTTCTCATTAAAGCATGGATGCATGTTATCACATGGAAATGTTCATTTGCAGGAAGGAAAAAACCCTCATGGAGGAGACAGAAGGTGGGTGACAAAAGACGTGTACCTATCACACAACAAGAGAACCACCTTGGCTCTCCACTTGGCAAGTTCTTGTCCAATCAGAATGACGTATCTTGAAAAGCCACCCCCCTGCATACAATTATCATCCAAAGAgcgtgtttggtagtgtggtagtggttgcttttcaaatagcttttcgtgccgaaatacatgccaatgatgttttttcattttttaaaaatcatttttgacatcaacacatcaaaacgatccaaaaaatacaaaccgtactcaattttagcaaaacaaaaaaaaatttaaaatttggtcAAATACAGGTTCAACCGCAGAGCCAAACAGGCTCTTTGGATGTTTATGGCCGACCTTCAGATGATGCAGCCACATGGAACTATATGGGATTTGTAAAGAAACTTTGGATGTGGGTCTACAAGGTCAATATTGTTGTGTACCAGACACCAGCTGCTAATGGCACTGTGTAATAAATCGATTCTTAAATCTTAAGTTCTTAATGCAAGCAGTCACCTCAAGGTAGGTACATGAAGgcagaaaaaacatgaaagcaCTTGCACATGGTCCCATTTATGGAGACGAACCCGTAAGATGTGAGAAGGAAGTTTGTGGATGTAATTTTGGTTACAACTTCAGGTGATGGGGTCTAAAATAATGGTGTCAAAAATCAACTATTGCAGAATGCAATCGATTTTGGAGGCTTAAACAGGAAGCAAAATGAATTTACTCTTCTGAAATGCGGCAGAGTTTTCTTTCCCCTAGCCGTTGGTGCATGTTtacagataaaataaaaatagaacgACACTATGAACTATTCAAACGTAAGTTCCACCAGAAGTATTGAACCACTGGTATAAGAAGTATTGAGGTTAGGGAAAGGACTAAAATGGACATGCCTTCGAGAATTGAACCACTCTGTCCTTTAGCTTTCAAATTTCCTACATGTGCCGTGTACAAAGTTGAAACATGAAACCATAATCGTTTTAACTTTAACCCTAGGTACAAACAGTGTTAAGACCTCATCTATCATACTATAGCACCGCTATAGTAGTAAAACAGCGTATTCCAAAAGGCAAAATAAAATAGCTACTTAAATCCATTACTATCTCCCCAACACCCCTTCTGTACGCATATATGGACATAGATTTGTGATATTATTGTACAggtaaaagagagaaataaaacgAGCATGTATCTGCTAACCTttaagggggggggggggggggcgggtTAGCATGTGACCATCGAGCAACCATGCCAAGACGTTCATACCGGACCTACTCTCTCTTTGCCAGCATCTGCTGCCATAAGGCACAAATGAAATCATGACCTACATAGCCTAGTTCCTGGGTAAAAACCACACATGTTTCAAGAATTATCAACCGAGATCATTAGTCAGCTACAAGTAAAAGTAAAAGACAATCCTTTTTATTGCAGTTGACCATGAAATGAAAGTTAAATAGCAGGGTTCTACATGAATATTGGCAAAGGTGTCGGTAAAGACAACCTAGTGACAACATTTAATCACCACCATCACGAAAAGATTGGGAAAACAACTTATCAAGCAGAGACATAATCCATCTGCCCTTCTGTAAGCGGAACatataggaaaaaaatttcaacaagaTTTACTTCAATATGAAATGGACATGGGTAATGCTAAGAAACTCAAGGAATGGTGCGCTGGTAAAGAGGCAGAGCTCCCAAAGCCTCACGTTCTGCTCTCTCCTTCTTCACCTgcaaaacatgataaaaaaaactcattttaacaCAGCTTGTGAAGCAGGATTCAGTTAATTTAAGTTAGACATTCTTCAATAACGTCTCCAATTCAACAActgttttgttattgtttttgcaaTAACAAAATTTACATCTAATCATATTCCCCAAAATAAAGCAACGAATGGAAGCATTTCTACCCCAAGCTTATTTAATTCCtaaaatttttctatatattcttAACAATGTTTCCCATGTACTTGCATGCACCTTATGCTTTCATAAATGAACGAACAAGCCCCCTCACCCCATTTCTCTGAGAAGGGCGAGGTAACTCTAGCAATCTGCCTAGGTGAACAGGACATCAGTAACCAGAAGCTAAATCATCTAGATGATGTACAAAATCCTCATGAAAGAAAGCAGGATAAAAATCCATAGTGCAACAAAATATTGTCAAAATGATTTCAAGCTTATTCGTTTTCATAAATTTGATCTAAAATTGgatgattgatttatattatgaTGAAAAATGATGCCAAAATCTGCAAAACTGACACAATCTCTTTGTCATAACCAATCCACATCTTAGCAGATGATGTAACATTAACATCATCCAAGATAATGCATCCAGCATGTATGCAAAATCACATTCCTAAATGAAATGAGTATCATACAGGTCAAAGCAGCAGCTTGGGCACCAAACTGCTTCACAGAACAACTCCCATATCATTCAAAAGTGGTCCAGCAACAAATTGAATGAAGCTATAGATCAATAGGTGAAAGACTAAAAAACTGTAGCTTGCTTCCAAATTTAGGCAAATCCATCTATGAACAAGAAATTCATGCAAGACATGATACAATTTTCTGAATATTCCTAATTTATGCAACTTAAGATAACCTCTATACGAAGCTGATCAAATTTTCTCATTTGCTACcttctatataaaaaatccatAGCATAGGAGCTGGATTAGATTCAATGCAGTACGAACACAATAGCAATTgatcaattataaaattaaaccatctagacaaacaagaaaaatctgcTCGAGATGGAATACAGACACAATACCCTGAGCATACTCATAAGAAAGTAAACCAAAGCTGAGCACCTAAAATCAGTACGATACTTCTATGGACTGAAGGACGCAGTCCAAGAGTGAAGTCATGTCCAAAACTAGTATCCAACCCAATAATAATTAGCTTACAGTACACATTCACCACTTCTAAAATTTAACATGCACCACAATGTTCATATAACATAAATTCACATCACAAAGATGCGAGTATCAGAACTTCAATAGGAGAATAAACACAGCTGCATGTCATTTTGGTCCAAATATAGGATAAGCAGGTTAATGCATTAAAGGTAATAGTAAAGAACCTGTAGAGAGAAACCTACTCTCAATCAAAGAACTACCACTACCAGAAGAGTATTTTCTTTCGTTGCAGCAACATGGTCCACACACAAAATACACAGCACCATTCTTTCAAGTAATGAATCATCGAAAATCTTAACAGTTACATCCAATTACAAACTACACGAAAGTTGTCCATTTTTATGGTGATTTACCCGAGATGCACAGAGGAAGAGAACGAACTTCATATATCCCTTTTCTACTCAATCTAGAAAGAAGATTGGATGTTATTCTGGTTCGTCTCCATTTTTGTGAAACTATTCCTCAAGCAAGGCAGCTGATAAGTCATCGAAGGGTTTGTGTGAATAATAGAATGGTAAGCATTACTCATTTGAAAGTGTCCCACGGtgatataatatcttttcaagaaAATGACGCAAGAATCCGCGGTGAAGAAATAAGGAGATCTTTCTATATCGAAAAATTAGTTGATAAAATCATAGGGAAATTCCTGGATCACCCAGTCAGGAGAAGAACCAAAACAGAGTGGTTCCACCTACTCAAAACTAAGAGGGGATGCCGCCTACTACTAAAATCCCTGTTTTTGCAACGGTTGCGGTCTTGTACTAATTGCCAGTGAAATAGACACAGGAGAGCAACTAGTGcattataaattaagagtcACGGGACAaatttttatggaaaagcaaCATGAAAGTGACACAACGCTTTTGTTTTATCTAGCATGTAACAACTCCTGATGCAAAAGTGCTCCACAACAGGAAAGTAAAGTAAATATGAAAACAATCATCTACTCATCTAGCTTACGACTCGATACCCTATTTCaaacaaagtaaaattataCACGCAATAGACAAGGATGCTAATTCACTGCAATTTATGGACTGTACGCACAAATAATTCATATCAGGTATATGCATACAcccaaaaccatttaaaaaaatacaaatacttTGGGGTTCACCTGCAATCTAcagagttaaattaaaaagaaaagaaaagaaaaagaaaaagaaatttatacaGAATAGATAGAGATATATTTAATTCAAACAACACTTACTAGGGTCAGCATTTCTTGCAGGTAGCTCCTGAATGGTGTTTGCATTGCCTACGAAAGTCCAACGTAAACACGCAAAAACCCATAAGACCTCAAATtaccatcaaataaaatataatgcataccgaatccaaataaaaaacagcaacaacaacatcaGGCATCCTTCGACCAAATACATTTACAATCCAACACATATGCGCACACCACCACACCTCATCATGTAATCACACGTTTGAATTCCACAAGATGCAGAATAAACTAAAATacctttcaaattattttttttataaaaaatgcaaaatgatatgaaaaaaatccaaatataaataCCATTGATCAAAGTACAATtctaagaaaacaagaaaagataaatatcatttaataacaaaaatgtaattgtaattagcagttaataaataaataagtaaataacaaaCCTGAAGGTCCTCAGGGAGATACTCGTGCTTCATGGAAAGGTCCATGGCACGCTTAAGTCGCTGATTACGCGCGTCGACGATCTCTCTCGGGAGCCGATTAAGCGCCTCCTTGATATCCAGTTCGTAATAGGGGTCGTACAAATCATCGTATCGGAGCCCTaaataaatccaattaaaaaaattaaaaaaatataataattctttGAATTTGTAACTGACATTGAgtaggaaaaaaatgattaggGTTTTGAATAAAAGCAAAAGGAACTGACCGTATCTGCGAAGGCGAGAGGAGAGAGTTTTCATGTGTTGTTTGGCAAGCCAGTTCTTTCTTGGATCTACGAGCGATTGCAAAAACGACGCCATTTTGGAAGGTTCCTGTATTTTCTCCCTCTCGCTTGCAGCTGCAAGTTTTTCAGagcccttctctctctcttttttatttttaattatttttttctcatttttctggAAGAATCGGGTAGAGGTCGTTGGAGATTTTCTAGgcccaattttttatttgttaaaacgGGCTGAACGAGCCCAATAAAGAAAGGCCCATAGTGTAGACTATAATTCAGTTTATTCTCCATGTGTATTAAGGCCGGGTTTGTCACCAGTTTTTATGATTGTGGTGAAATAAAGGTATTTAGTAATAAATTACATCATGTTTTATATTGTAGGgcttattaaaaaattagatttacaATGCAGTTTTTATGAAgtagtttttacatgtttttaactGAATTTCATAaaatcctgtttgtttttgcgtttcaaaagcgctttagaaaaaatttaaattttttttatttttttctttgcttcaaattgatatatttttgtgttttcagatcattttgatacgctgatatcaaaaataatttttcttaaataaaaaaatattattttaatgcatttccaaataaaaaacactttaaaaagcaatcgcaACCCACTTccaccaaacattttatacatgttttttgctgcACATAaacttcaatcataatttttaccGAGCACGTATTTAAATCCAATTAACCACAGCTAaccgtatttttttaaaatttatttttattaaatcacaaCTATAAAAGCTACCTGAAAAACAAAcgcaactaaaaaaacaaacacactgaCGCCTCCTtgcattattatttatatttgcaCTCTCAACTTAACCCATTGGATATCGactgatttaaataaatacaatttttttttggatagattataaatattattaaatttcttcaaatctaatctaatatatatatatatatatatatatatatatatatatatatatatatatatattctggttataaataatctgaaaactcagttgataattttttattgctattacTATAGatctatttattatattttgttaaaaactaATAATGAAGAACTAAATATATAGAGGAGCCACTGAAGAAGGTGAGAGCATTATTAACTAAAAGCAAATCATAATGAGAATCTCATGTGGCTGTGAGAGACGACAGCAGCAGAAACTTTTCGTCGGCAATGGCCCTATTTTCACAGTATCGAGGCCAAGATTATGATGGTCAACGACACCGTTTCCTTTCAAGAGAAAACAGAACGAATT includes:
- the LOC7462974 gene encoding cytochrome b-c1 complex subunit 7-2, mitochondrial; the protein is MASFLQSLVDPRKNWLAKQHMKTLSSRLRRYGLRYDDLYDPYYELDIKEALNRLPREIVDARNQRLKRAMDLSMKHEYLPEDLQAMQTPFRSYLQEMLTLVKKERAEREALGALPLYQRTIP